A portion of the Mesobacillus sp. AQ2 genome contains these proteins:
- a CDS encoding glycosyltransferase family 4 protein, translating to MAKILIMANNDVGLYKFRKELIEELVKTNEVYVSLPYGDLTPQLIELGCKLINTPINRRGTNPLTDLLLLMNYKKIIKNIKPNVVLTYTIKPNVYGGLASRLSGVPYLANITGLGTAVENSGLLQKLTLFFYKISLKKAKCVFFQNKENEEFLTKKITINKHRLIPGSGVNLTQYSLLEYPDNDIVHFLFISRVMKEKGIEQYLDAAEYIKGKYPNTEFHVLGFCEDAYEDKLIEMQNKGIIQYHGMQNDVRKFHKISHCTIHPTYYPEGMSNVLLESAASGRPIITTDRSGCREIVEEGVNGFIVKEKNSKDLIQKIEMFLRLGYDTKKQMGLAGRKKVEREFDRQIVVNAYINTIIDLRKK from the coding sequence ATGGCAAAAATATTAATAATGGCAAATAACGATGTTGGATTATACAAGTTTAGAAAAGAACTGATTGAAGAACTGGTCAAGACAAACGAAGTATATGTGTCACTACCATATGGTGATTTAACTCCACAACTTATAGAGTTGGGGTGCAAGCTTATTAATACACCAATTAATAGAAGAGGAACTAATCCATTAACTGATCTGCTGTTGTTAATGAATTACAAAAAGATCATTAAGAATATTAAGCCTAATGTGGTTTTAACATATACAATAAAACCTAATGTTTATGGTGGTTTGGCTTCTAGACTAAGTGGTGTCCCTTATTTAGCAAATATTACAGGGTTAGGGACTGCAGTAGAAAATAGTGGGCTACTACAAAAGCTTACTTTATTTTTTTATAAAATATCATTAAAAAAAGCTAAGTGTGTTTTTTTTCAGAATAAAGAGAATGAGGAGTTTCTCACTAAAAAAATTACTATTAATAAACACAGATTAATTCCAGGTTCCGGAGTTAACTTGACTCAATACTCATTGTTAGAATACCCAGATAATGACATAGTTCATTTTCTATTTATTTCTCGTGTGATGAAAGAAAAAGGAATTGAACAGTATTTGGATGCTGCTGAATATATTAAGGGAAAATATCCGAATACAGAATTTCATGTCTTAGGCTTTTGTGAAGATGCATACGAAGATAAACTGATAGAAATGCAAAACAAGGGAATAATACAATATCATGGAATGCAAAATGATGTTCGAAAATTCCATAAAATTTCACATTGTACAATACATCCGACTTATTATCCAGAAGGCATGTCTAATGTTTTGCTTGAGAGTGCAGCTTCTGGAAGACCGATTATAACAACTGATAGAAGTGGTTGTCGGGAGATAGTAGAAGAAGGAGTAAATGGTTTTATTGTAAAAGAAAAGAATAGCAAAGATCTCATACAAAAGATTGAAATGTTTTTAAGACTAGGCTACGACACTAAAAAACAGATGGGTCTTGCGGGCAGGAAAAAAGTTGAAAGGGAATTTGATAGACAAATTGTTGTGAATGCTTACATTAATACAATAATAGACTTAAGAAAAAAGTAA
- a CDS encoding glycosyltransferase family 4 protein: MNIACISHYSPLYKNKSNAWMLDFYSSAYTFTDIENIYFFHVSFRNQSKIMITKMQLNKKMTDVSIILPLKYKFFRLFNITDKKFISIINREIKEFLTVNKIHLEIVHVNTLYYAFFVESFKEYSNTCKFFLHLHENKYLLNKVLNKSKYSSVNYIDKYDYIIRQTPTEIENVKKYNRNMIFLPNAFDESFFNYADKDNNETICILSIGYLRKTKNYILALDVIKFLISKGYDVKYNIIGSGPELKKLVKYTKKNNIQDAVIFHGFQNKEEIQKSLIKSDLLLNTSYYESFGNVLLEALTTGTPVVTCAEGGPEYLFKWSSNNIYLGEYVSANVDKISEAIIKVIEDKDKNRITGMKKTSQTVRQRFSSKRFLSDLINIRQNGYKVVKEWWKYE, encoded by the coding sequence ATGAATATTGCTTGTATTTCTCATTATTCACCATTATATAAGAATAAGTCCAATGCTTGGATGTTGGATTTCTATTCATCAGCTTATACTTTTACCGATATTGAAAATATTTATTTTTTTCACGTTAGTTTTAGGAATCAATCTAAAATTATGATAACCAAAATGCAATTAAATAAGAAAATGACAGATGTTTCAATTATTCTTCCATTAAAATATAAGTTTTTTAGATTATTTAATATTACTGATAAAAAGTTCATTTCAATTATTAATAGAGAAATTAAAGAGTTCTTAACCGTAAATAAAATACACCTTGAGATTGTCCATGTAAATACTTTATACTACGCATTCTTTGTTGAAAGTTTTAAAGAATACTCTAATACTTGTAAGTTTTTTTTGCACCTTCACGAAAATAAATATTTATTAAATAAAGTTTTGAATAAAAGTAAATATTCCTCAGTTAATTATATAGATAAATATGATTATATAATAAGGCAAACACCCACAGAAATAGAAAATGTTAAGAAATATAATAGAAATATGATATTTTTACCAAATGCATTTGATGAAAGTTTTTTTAATTACGCTGACAAAGATAACAATGAAACGATTTGTATATTAAGTATAGGTTACTTAAGGAAAACTAAAAATTATATACTCGCACTTGACGTAATTAAATTTCTAATTTCTAAAGGCTACGATGTTAAATATAATATTATTGGGTCAGGACCAGAGCTGAAAAAATTGGTTAAGTATACGAAAAAAAATAACATTCAAGATGCGGTTATTTTTCATGGATTTCAAAATAAAGAAGAAATACAAAAAAGTTTAATAAAAAGTGATTTGCTATTAAATACAAGTTACTATGAAAGTTTTGGGAATGTTTTATTGGAGGCATTAACGACAGGAACACCGGTAGTAACATGTGCTGAAGGTGGACCGGAATATCTATTTAAATGGTCTAGTAACAATATTTATTTAGGTGAGTATGTATCAGCTAATGTTGATAAGATATCCGAAGCGATTATAAAAGTAATCGAAGATAAAGACAAAAACCGGATAACTGGTATGAAAAAAACTAGTCAAACAGTTAGACAAAGATTTTCAAGCAAAAGATTTCTTAGTGATCTAATAAATATTAGACAGAACGGATATAAGGTTGTCAAAGAATGGTGGAAATATGAATGA
- a CDS encoding acetyltransferase, with protein MKDIVIIGAGGFGREVAWLIEELNRLNREWNILGFVDDNEEIQGHEVNGYKVIGDIEWLKTKEINVVCAIGDPITKKKTIERLMESRNSYPILIHPSVIYSDSVSFGEGSIICASNIITTDIRIGKHVIVNLDCTIGHDANFGDYTTVLPGVNISGFVVTGECVSIGTGSAVIQGVSIGEKTIVGAGAVVVKDLPANCTAVGSPAKVIKYRGN; from the coding sequence ATGAAAGATATCGTAATAATTGGAGCAGGTGGATTTGGTAGAGAGGTGGCATGGTTGATTGAAGAACTTAATAGATTAAACAGAGAATGGAACATACTTGGTTTTGTTGATGATAATGAGGAAATACAAGGGCATGAAGTAAACGGATATAAAGTTATAGGTGATATAGAATGGTTAAAGACAAAAGAAATTAATGTAGTATGTGCAATTGGTGACCCAATTACTAAAAAGAAAACTATTGAAAGGTTAATGGAAAGTAGAAACTCTTATCCTATTTTAATTCATCCAAGTGTAATTTATTCGGATAGTGTATCTTTTGGTGAAGGATCAATTATATGTGCATCTAACATAATAACTACAGACATTAGAATTGGCAAGCATGTAATAGTTAATTTAGATTGTACAATTGGACATGACGCTAATTTTGGGGACTACACAACTGTACTGCCAGGTGTTAATATATCAGGGTTTGTTGTGACAGGGGAATGTGTTAGTATCGGAACTGGTTCAGCGGTTATTCAAGGAGTTTCTATTGGGGAGAAAACGATTGTTGGTGCTGGAGCCGTTGTTGTTAAGGATTTACCAGCAAATTGTACAGCAGTTGGGTCTCCTGCTAAAGTAATTAAGTATAGAGGAAATTAG
- a CDS encoding nucleoside-diphosphate sugar epimerase/dehydratase, translated as MSYHKRLFLLAGLDSLIVFAAVYISYIPLHPRIDTFSYTNILMTAFVLLICHHLFASLFMLYNKAWEYASIGELIGITKSVTLSVLMVTLFQFVVDYNVYGRVLFSAWTLLILMIGGSRFWWRITRDRFMKADKNMTKLLIVGAGQAGTLVARQLKNNRELGLMPAAFIDDDPNKYKLHILGIPVAGTSKDIATAVEKYNIDKIVIAIPSLKKEELTRIFEECTKTNIKPQIMPKIEDIMIGKVAVSSFRDVEVEDLLGREPIQLDIDGISDYVSGKTVLVTGAGGSIGSEICRQICQFEPEKLVLVGHGENSIYLIDMELRNQYGKQIEIVPVIGDVQDRERMFEVMEEHAPDVVYHAAAHKHVPLMEYNPREAVKNNVFGTKNVAEAADTFGVGTFVLVSTDKAVNPTNVMGSTKRIAEMIIQKLDQESKTKFVAVRFGNVLGSRGSVIPLFKKQIKTGGPVTVTHPDMTRYFMTIPEASRLVIQAGSLARGGEIFVLDMGEPVKIVDLAKNLITLSGYSTDEIGICFSGLRPGEKMFEELLNENEVDPTPIFPKIFIGKAVLEQEEEIGFLLERFENFNAIQLKEYVINLANRKKNRMFLVAK; from the coding sequence ATGAGCTACCATAAGCGTTTATTTTTATTGGCCGGCCTGGATTCGTTGATCGTATTTGCTGCAGTCTACATCAGTTATATTCCACTTCATCCAAGGATTGATACCTTTAGTTACACAAATATTCTTATGACCGCCTTCGTCCTCTTGATATGTCACCATCTTTTTGCTTCTTTATTCATGCTTTACAACAAAGCATGGGAATACGCCAGTATCGGAGAATTGATCGGGATCACCAAATCGGTGACGCTTTCGGTATTGATGGTGACACTTTTTCAATTCGTTGTAGACTACAACGTGTATGGGCGTGTGTTGTTCAGCGCATGGACATTGCTGATCCTGATGATTGGCGGCAGCCGTTTCTGGTGGCGCATTACCCGCGACCGCTTCATGAAGGCAGATAAAAATATGACAAAGTTACTGATTGTTGGTGCAGGACAAGCAGGCACACTGGTAGCGAGACAATTGAAGAATAACCGTGAATTAGGACTAATGCCGGCGGCGTTCATTGATGACGATCCAAACAAATATAAGCTGCATATCCTTGGTATTCCGGTAGCAGGTACAAGCAAGGATATCGCCACAGCCGTCGAAAAGTACAATATCGATAAAATAGTCATTGCCATTCCGTCATTAAAAAAGGAAGAACTGACAAGAATCTTCGAAGAATGCACAAAAACAAACATCAAGCCGCAAATCATGCCAAAGATTGAAGACATCATGATTGGCAAAGTAGCCGTCAGCAGCTTCCGAGATGTCGAGGTTGAGGATTTGCTGGGACGTGAGCCGATACAATTGGATATTGACGGCATATCAGATTATGTTTCTGGAAAAACTGTGCTGGTTACCGGTGCAGGCGGATCGATTGGGTCGGAGATTTGCCGGCAGATCTGCCAGTTTGAACCGGAGAAGCTGGTGCTGGTTGGACATGGAGAAAACAGCATTTATTTGATTGATATGGAATTGCGGAACCAGTACGGAAAACAAATCGAGATTGTGCCGGTGATCGGGGATGTCCAGGATCGAGAAAGGATGTTCGAGGTTATGGAAGAGCATGCTCCGGATGTAGTGTATCATGCAGCGGCGCATAAGCATGTACCGTTAATGGAGTATAACCCGAGAGAAGCCGTTAAGAATAATGTGTTTGGCACGAAGAATGTCGCCGAGGCGGCTGACACATTTGGGGTTGGTACGTTTGTGCTTGTCTCTACTGATAAGGCAGTAAATCCAACCAACGTCATGGGGTCAACGAAGCGAATAGCAGAGATGATTATTCAAAAACTTGATCAGGAAAGCAAAACAAAGTTTGTGGCCGTTCGATTTGGGAATGTGCTTGGCAGCCGAGGCAGTGTTATTCCGCTTTTCAAGAAGCAGATTAAGACTGGCGGTCCGGTTACCGTTACCCATCCTGATATGACGCGTTACTTCATGACGATCCCCGAAGCATCAAGACTGGTGATCCAGGCTGGATCACTCGCTCGTGGCGGGGAAATCTTTGTGCTTGATATGGGTGAACCGGTTAAGATTGTGGACTTGGCGAAGAACCTTATAACCCTTTCCGGCTATTCTACAGATGAGATTGGAATTTGCTTTTCTGGTCTCCGTCCTGGAGAGAAGATGTTTGAGGAGCTGCTGAATGAGAATGAGGTTGATCCAACTCCCATCTTTCCAAAGATTTTTATCGGGAAGGCTGTCTTGGAACAGGAGGAGGAGATTGGATTTCTTTTGGAGCGGTTTGAAAACTTTAATGCTATTCAGTTGAAGGAATATGTGATTAATCTCGCCAATCGCAAAAAGAACAGGATGTTCCTGGTAGCGAAATAA
- a CDS encoding acyltransferase, producing MKKLLYIFYSLIISKIPGGNNSIGKSFRRRFQRLLGITLGTNAVIGHHTIISYHVLDKLVIGNDSGVGPYSYIMGTGKIIIGKNVICAPKITFVTRWHEIFYDKNGEKINIQKEGGITIGDNVFLGTNVTILPNVNIGEKSIIASGTTVYKSVPPNSFVRGAKMVMDRLEG from the coding sequence ATGAAAAAGTTGTTATATATATTTTACAGTCTAATAATCTCAAAGATTCCTGGTGGAAATAATAGTATAGGAAAAAGTTTTCGAAGAAGATTCCAACGTTTACTCGGAATTACCTTGGGTACCAATGCTGTAATAGGTCACCATACTATTATCTCATACCATGTGCTTGATAAATTAGTAATTGGAAATGATTCTGGGGTTGGTCCATATTCCTATATAATGGGAACGGGGAAGATAATTATTGGAAAAAATGTAATTTGTGCCCCTAAAATTACCTTTGTGACTAGGTGGCATGAAATATTTTATGATAAAAATGGTGAAAAAATAAACATTCAAAAAGAAGGCGGCATCACTATTGGTGATAATGTTTTCTTAGGAACAAATGTAACTATTTTACCAAACGTTAATATAGGTGAAAAATCAATTATAGCCAGTGGAACGACCGTATATAAATCAGTACCGCCAAATAGCTTTGTTAGAGGGGCAAAAATGGTTATGGATAGGTTGGAGGGATAA
- a CDS encoding O-antigen polymerase, with the protein MIIYKRFFYKNMIFFLLFLSILFRGPTFFKILPSSIGSIRISYLILFILCFITFFLLKYKIPIIEFFVFSLIFIIVLLNMLFLQAFNFEYLIYLLQVFMYYYILCGLIKIITINELFEKGNIILLIFGIMSVYEILSGKLFFHNLIPYEINNISSFDRAYLFFYNGNNLSFFLLTLYILLLGYNITEKNKTKYVIIYQFLLLFIFIMNDSKLSLFVFIISTLLVLYKRSFQTLRAKNWKTIFYGISSAIIIFFLIKKYINSNLSFFNAFFNSAKFNLLNDPRIDLYSSAIVTFYKNPLGIGLGNSDYYFSTNVHSIIFQFIVEFGLFGLIFWIFYYFLVMVADIRINNYNQNFIAGVIRYYLLIFPLISMQVSRVISDNALVFLWALFIALLKYFSNKNFKIEK; encoded by the coding sequence ATGATTATTTATAAAAGATTTTTCTATAAAAATATGATTTTTTTTCTATTATTTCTTAGCATACTTTTCCGTGGTCCCACTTTTTTTAAAATACTTCCATCAAGTATAGGAAGTATAAGAATAAGTTATCTGATATTGTTTATTTTATGTTTTATAACATTTTTTTTGTTGAAATATAAAATTCCAATAATTGAGTTTTTTGTTTTTTCTTTAATTTTTATTATTGTTTTATTAAATATGTTATTCTTACAAGCGTTTAATTTTGAGTATCTAATTTATTTACTGCAAGTATTTATGTACTATTACATCTTGTGTGGATTAATAAAGATAATTACTATAAATGAATTATTTGAAAAAGGGAATATTATTCTATTGATATTCGGAATAATGTCAGTGTATGAGATTTTATCTGGAAAACTATTTTTTCACAATTTAATTCCATATGAAATAAATAATATCAGTAGTTTTGATCGAGCATATTTATTCTTTTATAATGGGAATAATTTATCATTCTTTTTACTGACTCTTTATATATTATTGCTTGGATATAATATTACAGAAAAAAATAAAACTAAGTATGTTATCATCTACCAGTTTTTGCTACTTTTTATTTTCATTATGAACGATTCAAAACTATCTTTATTTGTATTTATAATTTCAACATTACTGGTTTTATATAAGAGGTCCTTTCAGACACTACGGGCCAAAAATTGGAAAACTATTTTTTATGGAATTAGTTCAGCGATTATAATCTTTTTTTTGATAAAAAAATATATTAATTCGAACCTTTCTTTTTTTAATGCATTTTTTAATAGTGCTAAGTTTAATTTATTAAATGATCCAAGGATTGATTTATATTCAAGCGCAATTGTTACGTTTTATAAAAACCCATTGGGCATTGGCTTGGGTAATTCAGATTATTATTTTTCAACTAATGTTCATTCAATAATATTTCAATTTATTGTTGAATTTGGTTTATTTGGACTTATATTCTGGATTTTTTATTATTTCCTTGTAATGGTAGCAGATATTCGTATCAATAACTATAATCAAAATTTTATTGCTGGTGTTATAAGGTATTATTTACTCATTTTTCCGCTAATTTCTATGCAAGTTAGCAGAGTGATATCTGATAATGCGCTAGTTTTTTTATGGGCACTTTTTATTGCGTTACTCAAGTATTTTTCTAACAAAAACTTTAAAATCGAAAAATAA
- a CDS encoding aminotransferase class I/II-fold pyridoxal phosphate-dependent enzyme has protein sequence METTKVNERIYLSSPHMSDEGYEMQYVKEAFDTNWIAPLGKNVNEFEKELAAKVGSKGAAALSSGTAAIHLALRAAGVGEGDIVFCPTLTFSATANPIIYQNAIPVFIDSNYETWNMCPKALEEAFEKYPEVKAVIVVHLYGLSADMDKIMDICKKHNVSVIEDAAESLGGYYKGRHTGTFGDYGIFSFNGNKIITTSGGGMLVSNNEERMAKVRFWATQSRDQARHYQHSELGFNYRMSNVVAGIGRGQLKILNQRVEKKKYIFEFYKSELGYLDGIEFMPVNDWDQPNYWLSSMSLRGKIRPIDVIDALEKENIESRPIWKPMHLQPFFEKYDYVGSDVSEQLFKNGVCLPSDTKMTHEDLERVVSIIKGLWLE, from the coding sequence ATGGAGACAACAAAAGTAAATGAAAGAATATACCTTTCATCACCTCATATGAGTGATGAAGGTTATGAAATGCAATATGTAAAGGAAGCTTTTGATACTAACTGGATTGCTCCTCTAGGTAAGAACGTAAATGAGTTTGAAAAAGAGCTAGCTGCAAAGGTTGGTTCAAAAGGTGCTGCAGCTCTATCTTCTGGTACTGCTGCTATTCATTTAGCATTAAGAGCGGCTGGTGTGGGTGAAGGAGATATTGTTTTCTGTCCAACACTTACTTTCTCAGCAACAGCTAATCCGATAATCTATCAAAATGCCATTCCTGTTTTTATAGATAGTAATTACGAAACTTGGAATATGTGCCCTAAGGCATTGGAAGAGGCATTTGAAAAATATCCAGAAGTAAAAGCTGTAATTGTTGTTCATCTGTATGGTCTTTCTGCAGATATGGATAAAATTATGGATATTTGTAAGAAACATAATGTTTCAGTCATTGAAGATGCAGCAGAATCATTAGGTGGATACTATAAGGGGCGACACACTGGTACATTTGGTGATTATGGAATCTTTTCTTTTAATGGTAATAAAATCATTACTACCTCCGGTGGTGGAATGCTAGTTTCTAATAATGAAGAGCGAATGGCTAAAGTAAGGTTTTGGGCTACCCAATCCAGAGATCAAGCCAGGCATTATCAGCATAGTGAATTAGGGTTCAATTATCGTATGAGTAATGTAGTTGCTGGTATTGGCCGTGGTCAGCTAAAGATTTTAAATCAGAGAGTAGAAAAGAAGAAATATATTTTTGAATTTTATAAGAGTGAACTTGGTTACCTTGACGGAATTGAATTCATGCCTGTAAATGATTGGGATCAACCAAACTATTGGTTGAGTTCAATGTCATTAAGAGGAAAGATTAGACCTATTGATGTTATTGACGCTTTAGAAAAAGAAAATATAGAATCGAGACCAATTTGGAAGCCGATGCATTTGCAGCCGTTCTTTGAGAAGTATGATTATGTGGGTTCTGATGTTTCAGAGCAACTCTTTAAGAATGGTGTATGTTTGCCATCTGATACGAAAATGACCCATGAAGATTTGGAAAGAGTAGTTTCCATTATTAAAGGATTGTGGTTAGAGTAA
- a CDS encoding sugar transferase, with the protein MNKSKGGIYKSFLKRPMDIILSFIAIIVFSPVMLVVAILIRIKLGGPVLFKQKRLGLNEKVFIMYKFRTMTDERDGNGELLPDSVRLTTFGRFLRSTSLDELPELLNIIKGDMSIVGPRPLLVQYLPLYNEYQMRRHEVKPGLSGLAQVSGRNAISWEDKFNLDVTYVDNVNFIKDWKIILSTIKKVFVREGINSETAATMEPFRGNRGLEEK; encoded by the coding sequence ATGAATAAATCTAAAGGCGGTATTTATAAAAGTTTTTTAAAACGACCAATGGATATCATACTTTCATTTATCGCAATTATAGTATTTAGCCCAGTTATGTTAGTAGTAGCTATTCTCATTCGAATAAAGTTAGGTGGTCCAGTTTTATTTAAACAAAAAAGGCTAGGGTTAAATGAGAAAGTATTTATAATGTATAAATTTAGAACAATGACGGATGAAAGGGATGGTAATGGAGAGTTACTTCCAGACAGTGTTAGGTTAACGACGTTTGGAAGATTTTTGCGGTCTACCTCGCTTGATGAACTTCCTGAACTTTTAAATATTATTAAAGGTGATATGTCGATTGTAGGGCCGAGACCGTTATTGGTTCAATATCTCCCTCTATATAATGAGTATCAAATGAGAAGGCATGAAGTAAAGCCAGGTCTTTCTGGCTTAGCTCAGGTAAGTGGTAGGAATGCTATTAGCTGGGAAGATAAGTTTAATTTGGATGTAACATATGTTGATAATGTTAATTTTATAAAAGACTGGAAAATTATTCTTTCTACTATAAAGAAGGTTTTTGTCAGGGAAGGAATTAACTCAGAAACAGCAGCAACGATGGAACCTTTTAGAGGTAACAGAGGATTGGAGGAAAAGTGA
- a CDS encoding glycosyltransferase family 4 protein yields the protein MKNICFIFKITKNYGGAERRFARLINYLSKDTNYKINVILVGKKNDLKKFISEYLVNSNLFIFETSRNIKVLTLLLKINIDIVHFITVNSSFFFLYRTFRFFKKKKEIILSLNSYDLCLGKYKNRLQKITFHELLSSVDKIDCLYPLYVDNVKRISQEISSKEIKIHSPNNSFTDLEKFKPSNKKSKVIVFASRLIGQKNPILAIQAVNECRAIIRSNDYKVIFAGGGPLYSYIEEYIKTNKLEDIVNLTGNIDLSNVLATSRIFLSIQDLENYPSQSLLEAVSSGNFVIASEVGDTKRIVKEPFGMLTSLNLIDLTNSLIKAIKITSDNNRMDEISKESRAFAMGNFKISLYADHIKGIWSNKNK from the coding sequence ATGAAAAATATATGTTTTATATTTAAAATTACAAAAAATTATGGTGGTGCTGAAAGAAGGTTTGCCAGATTAATAAACTACCTTAGCAAAGATACTAATTACAAAATAAATGTTATTTTAGTAGGAAAAAAAAACGATTTAAAAAAGTTTATATCTGAATATCTAGTAAACAGTAATTTATTTATTTTTGAAACTAGCAGAAATATTAAAGTGTTAACTTTATTATTAAAAATAAATATTGACATAGTGCATTTTATTACTGTTAATAGTTCCTTTTTTTTTCTTTATAGGACTTTTAGATTTTTTAAGAAAAAGAAGGAGATTATCTTATCATTAAATTCGTATGATTTATGTTTAGGGAAATACAAAAACAGATTGCAGAAAATAACTTTTCATGAATTGTTAAGTTCAGTGGATAAAATTGATTGTCTTTATCCATTATATGTTGACAATGTGAAAAGAATATCACAGGAGATTTCTTCAAAAGAAATAAAAATACATTCTCCAAATAACTCTTTTACGGATTTAGAGAAATTTAAACCTTCAAATAAAAAATCTAAGGTTATAGTTTTTGCATCACGATTGATTGGACAAAAAAACCCTATATTAGCAATACAAGCAGTTAATGAATGCCGAGCTATTATACGAAGTAATGATTACAAGGTTATCTTTGCAGGTGGTGGACCTTTGTATTCTTATATAGAAGAATACATTAAGACGAATAAATTAGAGGATATTGTAAATTTGACAGGAAATATTGATTTAAGTAATGTTCTTGCAACTTCAAGAATATTTTTGTCAATTCAAGATTTGGAAAACTACCCTTCACAGTCATTACTAGAAGCGGTGTCATCTGGTAATTTTGTAATTGCATCAGAGGTAGGTGACACGAAAAGAATAGTGAAAGAACCATTTGGTATGTTAACAAGTTTAAATTTAATTGATTTGACGAACAGTCTAATAAAAGCTATCAAGATTACAAGTGATAATAATAGAATGGATGAAATATCAAAGGAATCAAGAGCATTTGCAATGGGGAATTTTAAGATTTCTTTGTACGCAGATCATATCAAAGGGATTTGGAGTAACAAAAACAAGTAG
- a CDS encoding oligosaccharide flippase family protein has product MEESLKRFASRLVSFSLGPAVAGLIGLIIVPITTYFVLPNEFGKASMYTLTYTLGSLIIYFGLDQSFLREYHSNPEKRKVFANSVILPLTLSVVLCITFLLFYKNLSLILFNEINFLAIFYLSISLILAIINRFSLLKIRIQEKAILYSAFIILNKFIEGLLLLIILIYFDRSFIGIISATFFSLLIITFIQFLSTMKDWTAFLSIDKVLIKKLLDFGLPLVPASIVIWIFNSMDRLALKSWSTYDELGIYSAAFKIVGFLAIFQQSFATFWIPTAYRWFESNVSNERFEKVGQFSMFYMGLIFIGIISFKDIIIQILGASYSVAALSVPFLLFSPLMYTISECTSLGIAFKRKTNYNILISVIVAILNLIGNYFLVPEYGALGASISTGISYIAFFWLRTMISRQLWYKFEVKIYILNTVLMVVIAAASLLVDSLVLNIFFVLLLCLINLNTLKYSVLIVEKLLRGKK; this is encoded by the coding sequence GTGGAAGAAAGCTTAAAACGATTTGCGAGTAGGCTAGTATCCTTTTCCTTAGGGCCGGCTGTAGCGGGTCTAATAGGATTAATTATCGTTCCAATAACTACTTATTTTGTTTTGCCAAATGAGTTCGGGAAAGCATCGATGTATACCCTTACCTATACTCTAGGCTCGCTAATTATTTATTTTGGTTTGGATCAATCCTTTTTAAGAGAGTATCATTCAAATCCTGAAAAGCGTAAAGTCTTTGCGAACTCAGTAATATTGCCACTAACACTTTCTGTGGTTTTATGTATAACTTTTTTGCTTTTTTATAAGAACTTATCATTGATTTTATTTAATGAAATTAATTTTTTAGCAATTTTTTATTTATCAATATCCCTTATTTTAGCGATTATCAATAGATTCAGCTTGTTAAAAATTAGAATTCAGGAAAAAGCAATATTATATTCTGCATTTATCATTCTTAACAAATTCATAGAAGGATTACTTTTGCTAATAATATTAATTTATTTTGATAGATCTTTTATTGGTATTATTAGTGCTACTTTTTTCAGCTTGCTAATAATAACATTTATTCAATTTTTAAGTACTATGAAAGATTGGACGGCTTTTTTATCAATAGATAAGGTATTAATAAAAAAACTTCTGGACTTCGGGTTACCATTGGTACCCGCTTCAATTGTTATATGGATTTTTAATTCTATGGACCGGCTAGCTTTAAAAAGTTGGTCCACGTATGATGAATTAGGTATATATTCAGCTGCATTTAAGATCGTAGGGTTTTTAGCGATTTTCCAACAATCATTCGCTACTTTTTGGATACCAACAGCTTACAGGTGGTTTGAAAGTAATGTTTCAAATGAAAGATTTGAAAAAGTTGGACAATTTTCAATGTTCTATATGGGTCTTATTTTTATTGGAATCATATCATTTAAGGATATAATAATACAAATATTAGGAGCATCTTATTCTGTTGCTGCTTTAAGTGTGCCATTTCTACTTTTTTCTCCATTAATGTACACAATATCAGAGTGCACTTCATTAGGGATAGCTTTTAAGAGAAAAACAAATTATAATATATTAATTTCAGTGATTGTAGCAATTCTTAATTTAATAGGTAACTACTTTTTAGTTCCTGAATATGGAGCGCTAGGAGCTTCTATCTCTACTGGAATCTCATATATAGCTTTTTTCTGGCTTAGAACAATGATATCAAGACAATTGTGGTATAAATTCGAAGTCAAAATTTATATCCTTAATACAGTATTAATGGTTGTAATTGCTGCAGCCTCACTATTAGTTGATAGTTTGGTATTAAATATATTTTTCGTTTTGTTATTATGTTTGATTAATTTAAATACTTTGAAATATTCAGTGTTAATTGTTGAAAAACTTTTAAGAGGTAAGAAATAA